A genomic segment from Glycine soja cultivar W05 chromosome 20, ASM419377v2, whole genome shotgun sequence encodes:
- the LOC114402877 gene encoding OBERON-like protein, with translation MLPLRPQAQVGGLQTSLSLVSSDPLLSPDEPRSNSNNLHESPAESASSQETWPTADAAAAKKMENGKAEVNCLEQKVIHRVSSSDKVTLQDVARESVCMICEKMHHLPEEYLEELKNGLRSILEGGNGSQHREDFFILQKLVQSRTDLTAKTLVRAHRVQLEILVAINTGIQGFLHPSISLSQTSLIEIFGYKRCRNIACQNQLPADDCTCEICTNTNGFCNLCMCVICNKFDFEVNTCRWIGCDLCSHWTHTDCAVREQLICMGPSSKSGAGLSEMVFRCQACNRTSELLGWVKDVFQHCAPSWDGEALMRELDYVSRIFHGSKDPRGRKLFWKCDDLKEKFKSKKMDSKAVCRAILMFFQELEVDSAKCLENGESGTLIAPQDACNRIAEVVQEAIRKMEMVADEKMRMFKKARLALEACEHELADKAREVTELKMERQKKKLQIEELEKIVRLKNAEADMFQLKANEAKREAERLQRIALAKQDKSEEEFTSNYLKQRLNEAEAEKQYLYEKIKLQESSRASQSSSGGDPSQMLIYSKIHDLLYSVPSKADSQGNERHPFRTNP, from the exons ATGCTACCTCTGCGTCCACAAGCACAAGTTGGAGGACTACAAACATCGCTGTCTCTGGTTTCCTCAGACCCTCTCCTGTCTCCTGATGAACCTAGATCAAACTCCAACAATCTCCATGAATCTCCGGCTGAAAGTGCAAGTTCTCAGGAAACTTGGCCTACTGCTGATGCAGCTGCAGCAAAGAAGATGGAGAATGGAAAAGCGGAGGTTAATTGCCTTGAGCAGAAAGTGATTCATCGTGTTTCTAGTTCAGACAAAGTTACTCTTCAGGATGTTGCTAGAGAAAGTGTTTGTATGATATGTGAAAAAATGCATCATCTACCTGAGGAATATCTAGAAGAGCTAAAGAATGGACTGCGAAGTATCCTTGAGGGAGGGAATGGTTCGCAGCACAGAGAggattttttcattttgcagAAGCTTGTTCAGAGTAGAACTGATTTGACTGCCAAGACACTGGTCAGAGCACACCGAGTGCAGCTTGAAATCCTTGTTGCAATAAATACTGGAATTCAGGGATTTTTGCATCCTAGCATCAGTCTATCACAGACTTCCCTGATTGAGATCTTTGGCTATAAGAGATGCAGAAACATAGCGTGCCAAAACCAGCTTCCAGCTGATGATTGTACCTGTGAGATATGCACCAACACTAATGGTTTCTGCAATCTTTGCATGTGCGTGATCTGCAACAAGTTTGACTTTGAGGTGAATACTTGCCGCTGGATTGGATGTGATTTGTGTTCTCATTGGACTCACACAGATTGTGCCGTTCGTGAGCAACTTATTTGCATGGGCCCTTCTTCAAAGAGTGGAGCAGGACTGAGTGAAATGGTTTTCAGGTGTCAAGCATGCAATAGGACTTCAGAATTGTTGGGTTGGGTTAAAGATGTCTTCCAGCACTGTGCACCGTCATGGGATGGAGAAGCCTTAATGAGGGAACTTGATTATGTTAGTAGGATCTTTCATGGGAGTAAAGACCCCCGAGGAAGGAAGCTATTTTGGAAGTGTGATGATCTTAaggaaaaatttaaaagtaaaaaaatggaTTCAAAAGCTGTCTGCAGGGCAATATTGATGTTTTTCCAAG AGCTTGAGGTGGACTCTGCAAAATGCCTGGAAAATGGAGAAAGTGGAACGTTGATTGCTCCGCAGGACGCATGCAATAGAATTGCTGAAGTGGTGCAGGAGGCTATAAGAAAGATGGAAATGGTAGCTGATGAGAAGATGAGGATGTTCAAGAAGGCTCGCTTGGCTCTTGAAGCTTGTGAACATGAACTAGCTGACAAGGCCAGGGAGGTGACAGAGCTCAAGATGGAGAGACAGAAAAAGAAGCTGCAGATAGAAGAGCTGGAGAAAATTGTGAGGCTGAAAAATGCAGAGGCTGATATGTTCCAATTGAAGGCTAATGAGGCTAAACGAGAGGCCGAGAGGCTTCAGAGGATTGCTCTTGCCAAGCAAGATAAATCAGAAGAAGAATTTACTAGCAACTACTTGAAACAACGTTTAAACGAGGCCGAGGCCGAGAAGCAGTATCTTTATGAGAAGATCAAATTGCAAGAGAGTTCTCGCGCTTCGCAGAGCAGTAGTGGTGGTGACCCTTCTCAGATGCTGATCTATTCCAAAATCCACGATCTACTTTACAGTGTTCCTTCCAAAGCAGACAGTCAGGGTAATGAGCGCCACCCTTTTCGGACAAATCCCTGA